A stretch of DNA from Candidatus Cloacimonas sp.:
ATTATGAAATCTTAACCTCTGTAAGTTATGCTAAATTTTGCAGTAAATCCGGTTTCTCTTTTTGTTAACTTGCCAAAATTGCTGCCTATTGGTTAATCTCGTTTTGTTTTAAAAAATCCATTGCTATCTTATAAATAGAGGAAATCTTTAAAGCGTATGAATTATTATATTTGATACGCCAGCATAGCAAAAAAGGGATTTGAAACAGGATAACTTATAGTTTATCTGGGGTTATGGAAAAATATGTTGACCGCAGCTTGTCCTTTTTTAAAATGACATTATTATATTTCATATAGGTTGATTAAATATGGCTAACTCCAATAACGATATTCTTAAAGAAGAGCTTAAAAAAAACAGATATACAAGATTATGTAAATGTCCACCCAGTCATATAAATTGTATGACAGCAAAAGAATGGCTAACATCTCAACTGGGTGTATGGCAATTTATTTATGAAAAAAGGGATATAAGAGATAAAAACATTCATCCTGCAACATTTCCTATAAGCTTAGCCAAGAAAGTTATCAGCTTATTTTCTCATGAGGGTGAACTTGTTGTTGATCCTTATGTAGGCAGTGGAACAACTTTGGTTGCGGCGCAAGATTTAAACAGGACTTGTTTAGGATTTGATTTGAAGAAGGAATATATTGAAATCTGCAACAACAGATTAACGCAACAGAATGCCTTCAATAGCTGTCAACAGATTCCTATTGAAGATGATGCCAGAAATATTAATCAATATCTGCCTAAACAATCAATTACACTAATCTTCACCTCTCCACCCTATTCCAATTTATTGAATAGAGAAAGAAAGAATAAATCAAGAAGAGACAGAGATAATGGTCAGCTGAATAAAATTGAGCAATATTCCCAAGATGAAAGAGACCTTGGAACCTATTCAGCTGAAAAATGGACTTTGGCTATGGGAGATATTTTTGAAAATTTATTACCGTTAATGAAAGATAAAGGACATTGTGTTATCAATGTTCCCGATTTCTGGTGGGAAAATAAAAGAATTACTTTACATATATCCTTAACCGAAGAGCTTAGAAGAAGAGGATTGGAACTTCGCAATATCATTATCTGGGACAGAACCAATATAGTTAATAATATTGGCATCTTTGGATGGCCCAGCAATTATATCACTATGGGAACAACTTTTGAATATTTGCTTGATTTTTGGAAACCTCCAAGCGAGATAGAAAAATGAGGATAATATTATGCTTGTAGTTACAAAAGATAATTTGATAACAAGTTTAGAAGACATTAGAAATTTAGGGTGGGTTGAAAATTTAAGAGTTGGAAATGCAGGATCAATCGGTAATACTCTTGAAGATTTATTAGGTATAAAAGAAAATAACTTGGCTATTGCTAATGCGGGAGAATGGGAACTAAAAACTAAAAGAAGGAATTCGACCTCTTTAACTACATTGCTCCATAATGAACCTTCACCACGAAAAGCAGGAATTGTATCCAACTTATTATTACCTTACTATGGTTGGAGGCATCAAGAAGCGGGACAGAAATATCCAGATTCAGAATTAAGTTTTAGACAGACAATATATTGTAAAAGATATAGTGATAGGGGATTCACAGTAGAATTGGGCAAAAAAAAATGAAAGATTATTATAAGATTTGACGCTACGAAGGTTGACCAAAAACACAGAAACTGGCTTAAAACAGTTGAACAAAGGATAGGTCTTGGTAACTTGGATCCTGAACCTTATTGGGGCTTTAGTGATTTAGCAGCACATATTAGGACTAAACTTACCAATTGTTTTTTCATTCTGGTAGATGTGAAAAAAGAGAAGGGGAAAGAGTATCTGCAATATAATGATATAAAAATGCTGAGTAATTTTTCTATGGATAAGTTTATAAATGCTCTTGAGAAAAACTTAATCTATATTGATTTTGATGCAAGAACAGGTCATAATCACGGCACAAAGTTTAGAATCAGAGAAACTAATCTACCATTACTGTATGAGGATGTTACTCCATTATAGAAAAATTATGTTCCTAATACAAGAAATGCAACTTCCATATTAATTTACTGATTTTTAAGGATTTTGGGCAAGAGAAAATAATTGGTCTGGGATGAAGAGGATTATAAGGATTATTGGGATTTTTAAAACAATATTTACCTGAAAGCCCTATAGGGTGCCATCGTAATGCTAACCTCCTGGTCAACCCACCTCTTACTTTTGTTTCTTTACCGAAAGGCAAACGCTAACGAAACACCAGTGTTACAACTAAACGACGAGGATGTCGTTTTTCCGGAAGGTTGACCTCCTGGTCAACCTCTTCGGGTGCTTGAACGATGAGGATGTCGTAAGCCTCTCGTTGGAAAGGTTTTGCCTCCCTTAGCCCTCAGCTCTCTGCCAAAAGCCCTTTTGGGTGACGCAATAATAGCGAAGAGTGCGTAAGCCCCTCGGAAAAGTTACAATGCAGACGGCGGAAGGCTTTTACTTCCAATTTTCAACTGCCTTCCCTAAAAACTACATTCCACGAACTTCTCACTAACAACCAAACTCTAACTGCTATCCGCATTGAAAATTGTAAGTTAGACCAGAATGGACTATAGCTGACTCCTATCTTTCTTTCCTAAAGCTGTTAATCTATCGTTCAACATACCTTAATCAAGCGTTAACTATTAACGCTTGATAAAGGTTAGATAAGCGCTTGATTTATGCTCTTAAGTAATGGCAAAAAGCAGGAAAGAAGAAAAATATAAGCCGGAGCTTTCCGTGCTTGACAAAAACCTATCAATGCAAATAAATGTTCAAAATTAGCATTTTTTTTGTTTACCAACTTCAAAATTAACGAAAACAGAGGATAAAATGCAGGAAATTATCATTGACGGCAATTCCTTAACCTTAGAGGCAGTGGAACAGGTTGCCCGTTATAATGTTCCCATTCGGCTATCGGAATCCAGTAAGGAAAAAGTGGCTAAATGCCGTGCTTATGTAGATAAAATAATAGAAAACGGCGAAATTGTTTACGGGTTGAATACCGGTTTCGGCAAATTCAGCACTGTAACTATCCCCAAGGAAAACATAGCGGAACTGCAATTAAATTTAATTCGCAGTCATTCTACAAACATCGGTGAACCCTATTCTGAAGAACAGACGCGGGCAATAATGCTTTTGCGTATTGCGGTCTTAGCTAAAGGTCACTCCGGCATTCGGTTAGAGACCTTGGAAACCCTGGTGCAAATGTTGAATAAAGGAATTCAGCCAATAATTCCTATG
This window harbors:
- a CDS encoding DNA methyltransferase, which translates into the protein MANSNNDILKEELKKNRYTRLCKCPPSHINCMTAKEWLTSQLGVWQFIYEKRDIRDKNIHPATFPISLAKKVISLFSHEGELVVDPYVGSGTTLVAAQDLNRTCLGFDLKKEYIEICNNRLTQQNAFNSCQQIPIEDDARNINQYLPKQSITLIFTSPPYSNLLNRERKNKSRRDRDNGQLNKIEQYSQDERDLGTYSAEKWTLAMGDIFENLLPLMKDKGHCVINVPDFWWENKRITLHISLTEELRRRGLELRNIIIWDRTNIVNNIGIFGWPSNYITMGTTFEYLLDFWKPPSEIEK